In Nanohaloarchaea archaeon SW_7_43_1, a single window of DNA contains:
- a CDS encoding GNAT family N-acetyltransferase — translation MSGTVFLEGDKINLRTVEEEDIEFLRNGVNHPDVRVHMGNRRPQNLENEQEFFEEQICDEDKVHLLITKNNERKGIISLIPKGSNAEKMAEIGIWLHPEHHGNGYGTESARLITEYGFKQLNYHKIYARAHTDNQASISLWKKLGFEKEGVFKDHTFTQGEYKDIVYYGILEGDWE, via the coding sequence ATGTCCGGAACAGTATTTCTGGAAGGAGACAAAATAAACCTTAGAACTGTAGAGGAGGAAGACATAGAGTTTTTGAGGAATGGAGTTAATCATCCTGATGTCCGTGTTCATATGGGTAACAGAAGACCTCAAAACCTTGAGAATGAACAGGAGTTCTTCGAGGAGCAAATCTGCGACGAAGACAAAGTTCACCTGCTAATAACCAAAAATAATGAACGAAAAGGTATCATCAGTTTGATACCGAAAGGCAGTAATGCAGAGAAAATGGCGGAAATCGGTATCTGGCTACACCCAGAACATCACGGAAACGGATACGGAACAGAATCAGCACGACTAATCACAGAATACGGATTCAAACAACTCAACTATCATAAAATTTATGCACGAGCACACACCGACAACCAAGCCTCAATCAGCCTCTGGAAGAAACTTGGATTCGAAAAGGAAGGGGTATTCAAAGACCATACATTCACACAGGGAGAATACAAAGACATCGTATACTACGGCATTTTAGAAGGTGACTGGGAATGA